A stretch of the Ictidomys tridecemlineatus isolate mIctTri1 chromosome 5, mIctTri1.hap1, whole genome shotgun sequence genome encodes the following:
- the LOC101965803 gene encoding olfactory receptor 11G2, with translation MNGSNQEHTPSVTHFILMGFPSSPEMQLLYFGLFSITYTLTLMGNAAIACAVRGDQRLHTPMYILLGNFSLLEICYVTSTVPNMLANFLSTSKSISFVSCFAQFYFFFSFGCDEGFFLCIMAFDRYLAICRPLHYPRIMTRQLCTGLVIFGWSCGFILFITPVVLISQLPYCGPNIINHFMCDPVPLMMLSCSEDSTTQFIYSAFNAFFMIGTFLFILCSYALVILAVVRMPSAASKRKAFSTCASHLAVVVLFFGSIMVMYVSPGSKHPVEVQKIITLFYSVITPLCNPLIYSLRNKEMKAALRKVFGTEILLIKHKSNIIAN, from the coding sequence ATGAACGGGTCCAACCAAGAACACACACCCTCTGTTacccacttcatcctcatgggCTTTCCCTCCAGCCCAGAAATGCAGCTCCTCTACTTTGGGCTCTTCTCAATAACCTACACTCTGACCCTGATGGGGAACGCAGCCATTGCCTGTGCTGTGAGGGGAGACCAGCGTCTTCACACCCCCATGTACATCCTCCTGGGCAATTTCTCTCTGCTGGAAATATGTTATGTCACCTCCACCGTCCCCAACATGTTGGCCAACTTTCTCTCCACAAGCAAGTCCATCTCTTTTGTGAGCTGTTTTGCACAATTctacttcttcttctcctttggaTGTGATGAGGGCTTCTTCCTTTGCATCATGGCCTTTGACAGGTACCTTGCCATCTGCCGTCCCCTGCATTACCCACGCATCATGACCAGACAGCTGTGCACTGGCCTCGTCATCTTTGGATGGTCATGTGGGTTCATCCTCTTCATAACCCCAGTTGTTCTCATTTCACAGTTACCCTACTGTGGTCCAAATATCATCAACCATTTTATGTGTGATCCTGTCCCATTGATGATGCTGTCCTGTTCTGAAGACTCCACCACCCAGTTCATTTACTCTGCCTTCAATGCTTTCTTCATGATTGGcacttttctcttcattctttgtTCTTATGCTCTGGTGATTCTAGCTGTGGTCAGGATGCCCTCAGCAGCGAGCAAACGCAAGGCTTTCTCTACTTGTGCTTCTCATCTAGCTGTGGTGGTCCTGTTTTTTGGCTCTATTATGGTAATGTATGTTAGCCCTGGATCCAAACACCCAGTGGAAGTGCAGAAAATCATTACCTTATTTTATTCTGTGATAACACCCCTCTGTAATCCTCTAATTTATAGCCTGaggaacaaagaaatgaaagctgCCCTCAGAAAAGTCTTTGGGACTGAAATATTGCTCATAAAACATAAATCAAACATCATAGCTAACTGA
- the LOC101966102 gene encoding olfactory receptor 11H2, with protein MDQIQGFIVKGQTTLALETNNSGSVGEFILLGFPCRWEIQIFLFIIFSLIYLLTLTGNTSIICAVWSSRKLHTPMYILLANFSFLEICYVSSDVPQMLANLISQTKSIPYAGCLLQFYFFFSMCAAEGLFLSVMSFDRFLAICRPLHYPTIMSNHLCVRLVIFCWLGGFLWLLTPVILISRVPFCGPNTIDHFLCDLAPLLALSCAPVSGITLTCGVISSLIIFLTFLYILGTYFCVLSMVLHMASDLGRYKAFSTCASHLSVVSLFYVSVMVMYVRPSSGRYHGMQKFVTLFYSPATPFFNPIIYNFRNKDIKEALKKFLCVL; from the exons atggatcaaatccagggcttcattGTAAAAG GTCAGACAACGTTAGCCTTAGAAACTAATAACTCTGGGTCTGTGGGTGAGTTCATCCTCCTGGGCTTCCCCTGCCGCTGGGAGATCCAGATCTTCCTCTTTATTATCTTTTCCCTCATCTACCTGCTGACTCTCACAGGGAACACATCCATCATCTGTGCTGTGTGGTCCAGCCGGAAGCTCCACACACCCATGTACATCCTCTTGGCCAACTTCTCCTTCCTGGAAATCTGCTATGTCAGTTCTGATGTGCCCCAAATGTTGGCCAACCTTATCTCCCAGACCAAGAGCATACCCTATGCTGGCTGCCTGCTCCAGTTCTACTTCTTCTTCTCCATGTGTGCTGCTGAGGGCTTATTTCTGTCAGTGATGTCTTTTGATCGATTTCTTGCCATTTGTAGACCTTTACACTATCCCACCATAATGAGCAATCACCTGTGTGTTCGGCTAGTCATCTTCTGCTGGCTGGGTGGCTTTCTCTGGTTACTAACCCCTGTGATCTTAATATCTCGGGTGCCCTTCTGTGGTCCAAACACTATTGACCACTTTCTCTGTGATCTGGCACCTTTGCTGGCATTGTCCTGTGCTCCTGTATCTGGAATTACCTTGACTTGTGGTGTCATTAGCTCTCTCATCATCTTCCTTACCTTCCTGTACATACTTGGCACTTACTTCTGTGTCCTAAGCATGGTTTTACATATGGCCTCAGATTTGGGAAGGTACAAGGCTTTCTCAACCTGTGCCTCCCACCTTTCTGTAGTGTCTCTGTTTTATGTTTCAGTCATGGTGATGTATGTTCGCCCCAGTTCTGGGCGCTATCATGGGATGCAGAAATTTGTGACTTTGTTCTA cagcccggcaaCCCCATTCTTTAATCCCATTATCTACAACTTTCGGAACAAAGATATCAAGGAGGCACTAAAGAAATTTCTCTGTGTGTTATGA
- the LOC101959129 gene encoding olfactory receptor 11H6 has product SIIYIFTLLGNSAIICAVWWDQQLHTPMYNLLANFSFLEICYINSNVPNMLFNFLSKTKTISYNGCILQFYIFLSLCATELFFLALMAFDRYVAICCPLHYPIIMTRKVCGTLVSACWVSGFLWLVTPAILISQVPLCGSNVIDHYLCDLGAMLAISCVPVPKTTLTCSTFSAVIILITLFYILLSYILVLRSVLQIPKGSSRRKAFSTCASHLVVVSLFYGSIMVMYISPGAANQPGLQKFVTMFYSIATPLLNPLIYSLRNKEMKNALQFLLEASKITNTGAVSSCYGNVLCAEALCLSLISLDLDLRH; this is encoded by the exons tccaTCATCTATATCTTCACTTTGCTGGGTAACAGTGCTATTATCTGTGCTGTGTGGTGGGACCAGCAACTGCATACCCCCATGTATAATTTACTGGCCAACTTCTCTTTCCTGGAGATCTGCTACATCAATTCTAATGTGCCCAACATGTTATTCAACTTTCTCTCCAAGACGAAGACCATCTCTTATAATGGCTGCATCCTACAGTTCTacatcttcctctctctttgtgCCACAGAACTTTTCTTCCTAGCCCTCATGGCATTTGATAGGTATGTTGCCATCTGCTGTCCACTGCACTATCCCATCATAATGACCAGGAAAGTCTGTGGAACCCTGGTGTCTGCCTGCTGGGTGAGTGGCTTCCTCTGGTTAGTGACACCTGCTATCCTCATATCACAAGTTCCACTTTGTGGTTCAAATGTCATTGATCATTACCTGTGTGACCTGGGGGCAATGCTGGCCATATCATGTGTCCCTGTTCCCAAGACAACTCTGACTTGTAGCACATTCAGTGCTGTGATCATACTCATCACTTTGTTCTACATTCTTTTGTCCTACATTCTGGTCCTTCGATCTGTGCTTCAGATTCCCAAAGGTTCAAGTAGAAgaaaagccttctccacctgtgcctcCCACCTGGTAGTGGTTTCCTTATTTTATGGTTCAATCATGGTGATGTATATAAGCCCAGGGGCAGCCAATCAGCCTGGCCTGCAGAAATTTGTGACCATGTTCTACTCAATTGCAACTCCACTTTTAAACCCTTTGATCTACAGCCTCAGGAATAAGGAGATGAAG AATGCCCTGCAGTTTCTCCTAGAAGCTAGTAAGATAACTAATACAGGTGCAGTATCTAGTTGCTATGGTAATGTCCTTTGTGCAGAGGCTCTGTGCTTGAGTCTTATCAGCCTGGATCTTGATCTCAGACattag